In Colwellia sp. M166, a genomic segment contains:
- a CDS encoding Xaa-Pro peptidase family protein, whose translation MNISKRAFLKASGAGIATLTLAGQSLNSSALALPANSSHKVNDHQTTTLQPITHSVTAITGAERLERISHAQKLMQQQDVSALILEPGAAMDYFSGIQWRRSERLTAIIIPREGKLSVVCPFFEAPSIRESLAVSADIRVWQEHESPFTLIKQILTDTKLNKGKVAFENSVRYFVLSGVMAELSNMQHISAEPVTRGCRMYKSQHELELMHKANEVTLLAYADVWSKLKVGMSQGEVKSLMNNAQQQLGGKGTWNMALFNQASAYPHGTKQKQILTEGSVVLMDCGCNVHGYQSDISRTFVFGEANKRQQDVWQTVRQGQEIAFEQAQIGKQAGSVDDAVRQFYQSKGFGPGYKLPGLSHRTGHGIGMEGHESVNFVHGETEILKSGMCFSNEPGIYIQGEFGVRLEDCIYMGKNGPQWFTVPPESLAEPIGKLEKLQAL comes from the coding sequence ATGAACATCAGTAAAAGAGCCTTTTTAAAAGCTAGTGGTGCGGGTATTGCCACCCTCACCCTGGCTGGGCAAAGCTTAAACTCATCTGCTCTCGCCCTACCGGCTAATAGCTCACATAAGGTAAATGACCATCAAACGACCACATTACAACCTATCACCCATTCAGTAACAGCAATAACGGGTGCTGAAAGGCTTGAACGTATTAGTCATGCACAAAAATTAATGCAACAGCAGGATGTATCGGCCTTGATCCTTGAACCCGGCGCAGCAATGGATTACTTTTCTGGCATACAATGGCGACGAAGCGAGCGCTTAACAGCGATTATTATTCCACGTGAAGGTAAACTGTCAGTTGTCTGCCCATTTTTTGAAGCGCCCAGTATACGAGAAAGTTTGGCCGTTAGTGCTGACATTCGTGTTTGGCAAGAGCATGAAAGCCCGTTCACACTGATTAAACAAATATTAACCGACACTAAGTTAAACAAAGGTAAAGTGGCCTTCGAAAACTCAGTACGTTACTTTGTACTTAGTGGGGTCATGGCTGAGCTTTCAAACATGCAACATATCAGTGCGGAGCCGGTAACTCGCGGCTGTCGTATGTATAAAAGCCAACATGAACTTGAATTAATGCATAAAGCCAATGAAGTAACTTTACTTGCCTATGCGGATGTCTGGTCAAAACTAAAAGTAGGCATGAGCCAAGGCGAGGTAAAATCTTTAATGAACAACGCCCAGCAACAATTAGGTGGCAAAGGTACGTGGAATATGGCGCTATTTAATCAAGCCAGCGCTTATCCCCATGGTACTAAACAAAAGCAAATACTCACTGAAGGCTCAGTGGTATTAATGGATTGCGGTTGTAATGTGCACGGTTATCAATCAGATATCAGCCGAACTTTTGTTTTTGGTGAAGCAAACAAACGCCAACAAGACGTTTGGCAAACGGTTAGACAAGGCCAAGAAATTGCTTTTGAGCAAGCACAAATTGGCAAACAAGCGGGCTCAGTAGATGACGCTGTTCGACAGTTTTACCAAAGCAAGGGCTTTGGTCCTGGCTATAAATTACCCGGGCTTTCACATAGAACAGGTCATGGCATTGGTATGGAAGGCCATGAAAGCGTTAATTTTGTTCATGGTGAAACTGAAATTTTAAAATCAGGCATGTGCTTCTCTAATGAACCCGGTATTTATATTCAAGGCGAATTCGGTGTTCGACTTGAAGACTGCATTTATATGGGAAAAAATGGCCCGCAGTGGTTTACCGTACCGCCTGAATCACTTGCTGAGCCGATAGGTAAATTAGAGAAACTACAAGCACTTTAG